Proteins encoded together in one Astatotilapia calliptera chromosome 7, fAstCal1.2, whole genome shotgun sequence window:
- the ccdc77 gene encoding coiled-coil domain-containing protein 77 isoform X2: MGSPKKHATPHRTTIRTPGQELDSPLPPIHERLAQLRPSRELLEFYRQKIAQFDSEHLELLQMLEKYKSLTEDQHKLQWEIRQREGEIAELQSALSDMQVYLFQEREQSLRLYAENDRLKIRELEDRKKIQHLLALVGPDTGEMTYFHREPPHKVTISQRYPESRLEESLSLRPTKLRPAATRKESGRRTKFADRENGENLVQYNNEKETLLLQVEALQAQMEEQTRLAKEQVDALLEDRKIKAEEAEAQRQRDQDRIAALTDKLQRTQNLLHESTRDFLQLKFDTRANEKSWMVEKDRLLRELDSCHSRLRKARGVSTELGRTWQPSSSTALPQPQSESDQPHKEELKILQEELKQANRLADMYREQCITFETELSQIREEGDVGREIFKERSEKMAKRLQLMTQRYEALEKRRVMEVEGFKADLKLLRQKLKDVEKQLLKVTLNVGPNQDLAILHEVRQTNARTKKVQGELMALKAKIFGLENELRYS; encoded by the exons ATGGGGTCCCCAAAGAAACATGCAACACCACACAG GACTACTATTCGTACCCCGGGTCAGGAGCTTGACTCGCCACTCCCCCCTATTCACGAGCGTCTGGCGCAACTGCGTCCATCCAGAGAGCTTCTGGAGTTCTACAGACAGAAGATTGCCCAGTTTGATAGCGAGCACTTGGAGCTGCTGCAGATGCTGGAAAAGTATAAAAGCCTCACTGAAGATCAG CATAAGCTACAGTGGGAAATACGACAGCGCGAAGGAGAGATTGCAGAGCTTCAGAGTGCTCTGAGTGACATGCAGGTCTACCTTTTCCAAGAGAGAGAGCAGTCTCTGCGGCTTTATGCAGAAAACGACAGACTAAAGATCAG AGAGCTGGAGGACAGGAAGAAAATCCAACACCTTCTTGCTCTTGTGGGTCCTGATACAGGAGAGATGACATATTTCCACCGGGAACCTCCTCACAAG GTCACTATCTCACAGAGGTACCCAGAGTCAAGACTGGAGGAAAGTCTCAGTCTTAGGCCAACAAAGTTGAGACCTGCTGCAACCAGGAAAg AGAGTGGCAGGAGAACTAAATTTGCAGATAGAGAAAATGGAGAGAACTTGGTACAGTACAACAATGAAAAAGAGACATTGTTGCTACAG GTGGAGGCGTTGCAGGCTCAAATGGAAGAGCAGACTCGCCTGGCCAAAGAGCAGGTGGACGCTCTGCTGGAGGATCGAAAGATTAAAGCAGAGGAGGCCGAGGCACAGCGGCAGAGAGATCAGGACCGCATTGCTGCTCTGACTGACAA ACTCCAGCGAACTCAGAACCTGTTGCATGAGAGCACCAGAGATTTTTTACAGCTAAAGTTTGACACACGAGCTAATGAGAAGAGCTGGATGGTGGAGAAGGATCGCCTGCTGAGGGAACTGGACTCCTGCCACAGCCGTCTTAGGAAGGCCAGGGGTGTCAGCACTGAGTTGGGGCGAACGTGGCAgcccagcagcagcacagccctCCCTCAGCCTCAGTCAGAGTCAGATCAGCCACACAAAGAGGAGTTAAAG ATATTGCAGGAGGAGCTGAAGCAAGCCAACCGTCTGGCAGACATGTACAGGGAGCAGTGCATTACTTTTGAAACAGAACTGTCCCAAATCAGAGAGGAAGGGGATGTGGGCAGGGAAATATTCAAG GAGCGTTCAGAGAAAATGGCCAAGCGCCTCCAGCTGATGACTCAGCGTTATGAGGCATTGGAGAAGAGGAGGGTGATGGAGGTGGAGGGCTTCAAGGCAGACCTTAAACtcctcagacagaaactcaaaGATGTAGAAAAACAGCTTCTGAAG GTTACCTTGAATGTGGGGCCCAACCAGGACTTAGCCATCCTTCATGAAGTACGACAAACCAATGCCAGGACCAAAAAGGTTCAGGGCGAGCTGATGGCTCTGAAGGCAAAAATCTTTGGACTTGAAAATGAGCTAAGATACAGCTGA
- the ush1c gene encoding harmonin isoform X2: protein MERKVAREFRHKVELLIENEAEKDYLYDVLRMYHQSMDLRVLVGDLKLVINEPKRLPLFDAIRPLIPLKHQVEYDLLTPKRSRKLKEVRLDRTNRDGLGLSVRGGLEFGCGLYISQIIKEGQADNVGLQVGDEIVRINGYSISSCIHEEVISLIKTKNVVSLKVRHVGMIPVKTSSDEPLKWQFVDQFVSESGEKKSSVAGLASIGGKEIKEKKVFLSLVGTKGMGISISSGPTQKPGIYISNVKPGSLSAEVGLEAGDQIVEVNGVDFTNMDHRDAVKVLKSSRSLTITVLAGAGSELFMTDEERLALEARRDVERKELMHQKKVALETNKIIKEQQEKERQRKMELSQKAAEEEERYQKEMERIEAMEKKHNREWEEDYGTDRPKSPKSSPKVPSPRTTPTPKAKSSLNSFAEEDEEDEEDEEDEEDREGFQKYVDDFDPYSMFSADQIAGRDVRQLRIKKDGNLDLALEGGADSPLGKLVVSAVYEGGAADKHGGIVPGDELMAVNGKILIDATLTEGQNSLTRAWSSGGDWIDVVIAVAPPKDYEDEVTFF, encoded by the exons ATGGAGCGGAAAGTTGCTCGAGAATTTAGGCACAAG GTGGAGTTGCTGATTGAAAATGAAGCAGAAAAGGATTACCTGTATGACGTCCTCCGCATGTATCACCA GTCGATGGATTTGCGAGTGCTGGTGGGAGACCTAAAGCTGGTAATTAACGAACCAAAGCGTCTCCCCTTGTTTGACGCCATCCGACCTCTCATCCCTCTCAAACACCAGGTGGAGTATGACTTGCTCACCCCCAAGAGGTCAAG GAAGCTAAAAGAGGTGCGTTTGGATCGGACTAATCGTGATGGTCTAGGTCTGAGCGTCCGAGGAGGGCTTGAGTTTGGCTGTGGTCTTTATATATCCCAGATTATAAAAGAGGGACAAGCTGATAATGTGGGCCTACAG GTTGGTGATGAGATTGTGCGTATCAATGGATACTCTATTTCCTCCTGTATCCACGAGGAGGTCATCAGTCTCATCAAGACAAAGAATGTCGTGTCACTCAAAGTTCGAC ACGTGGGGATGATCCCAGTGAAAAC CTCATCAGATGAACCCCTGAAGTGGCAGTTTGTCGACCAGTTTGTTTCTGAATCGGGG gagaaaaaaagcagtGTGGCCGGTTTGGCATCCATTGGAGGAAAGGAGATCAAGGAGAAGAAAGTTTTCCTCAGTCTTGTGGGTACCAAGGGCATGGGCATTAGCATATCCAGTGGTCCAACCCAAAAACCTGGTATATACATCAGTAACGTCAAGCCAGGCTCCCTCTCTGCAGAAGTTGGGCTTGAG GCTGGAGACCAGATTGTGGAGGTGAACGGAGTGGATTTCACTAACATGGACCACAGAGAC GCCGTGAAAGTCCTGAAGAGCAGCAGAAGTTTGACTATTACAGTTCTGGCAGGAGCT GGCAGTGAGCTGTTTATGACAGATGAGGAGCGTCTGGCACTGGAGGCCCGCAGGGACGTGGAGAGGAAGGAGCTGATGCACCAGAAGAAGGTGGCACTGGAGACCAACAAAATCATTAAAGAGCAGCAGGAGAAggagagaca ACGAAAGATGGAGCTCTCTCAGAAAGCTGCAGAAGAGGAGGAGCGTTATCAGAAGGAAATGGAAAG GATTGAAGCtatggagaaaaaacacaacagagagTGGGAGGAGGACTATGGTACTGACAGACCCAAGAGCCCTAAATCCAGTCCAAAGGTCCCATCACCAAGAACCACCCCAACTCCAAAGGCCAAAAGTTCTC TCAACTCTTTCgctgaggaagatgaggaagatgaggaggatgaggaggacgaggaggacaGAGAA GGATTTCAGAAATATGTGGATGACTTTGACCCCTACTCCATG TTCTCTGCGGACCAGATAGCCGGCCGAGATGTGAGGCAGCTGCGAATCAAAAAG GATGGAAACCTTGACCTGGCGCTGGAGGGGGGAGCAGACTCTCCTTTGGGGAAGTTGGTGGTATCTGCAGTGTATGAGGGTGGTGCTGCTGATAAGCACG GTGGGATTGTACCCGGGGATGAACTCATGGCTGTGAATGGGAAGATCCTGATTGATGCCACACTGACTGAGGGGCAAAACTCTCTGACTCGAGCCTGGAGCAGTGGAGGG GATTGGATCGATGTGGTGATCGCTGTGGCCCCCCCAAAAGACTATGAGGATGAAGT GACGTTCTTTTGA
- the ush1c gene encoding harmonin isoform X5 translates to MERKVAREFRHKVELLIENEAEKDYLYDVLRMYHQSMDLRVLVGDLKLVINEPKRLPLFDAIRPLIPLKHQVEYDLLTPKRSRKLKEVRLDRTNRDGLGLSVRGGLEFGCGLYISQIIKEGQADNVGLQVGDEIVRINGYSISSCIHEEVISLIKTKNVVSLKVRHVGMIPVKTSSDEPLKWQFVDQFVSESGEKKSSVAGLASIGGKEIKEKKVFLSLVGTKGMGISISSGPTQKPGIYISNVKPGSLSAEVGLEAGDQIVEVNGVDFTNMDHRDAVKVLKSSRSLTITVLAGAGSELFMTDEERLALEARRDVERKELMHQKKVALETNKIIKEQQEKERQRKMELSQKAAEEEERYQKEMERIEAMEKKHNREWEEDYGTDRPKSPKSSPKVPSPRTTPTPKAKSSRKDRQQYLEESEKGFQKYVDDFDPYSMFSADQIAGRDVRQLRIKKDGNLDLALEGGADSPLGKLVVSAVYEGGAADKHGGIVPGDELMAVNGKILIDATLTEGQNSLTRAWSSGGDWIDVVIAVAPPKDYEDEV, encoded by the exons ATGGAGCGGAAAGTTGCTCGAGAATTTAGGCACAAG GTGGAGTTGCTGATTGAAAATGAAGCAGAAAAGGATTACCTGTATGACGTCCTCCGCATGTATCACCA GTCGATGGATTTGCGAGTGCTGGTGGGAGACCTAAAGCTGGTAATTAACGAACCAAAGCGTCTCCCCTTGTTTGACGCCATCCGACCTCTCATCCCTCTCAAACACCAGGTGGAGTATGACTTGCTCACCCCCAAGAGGTCAAG GAAGCTAAAAGAGGTGCGTTTGGATCGGACTAATCGTGATGGTCTAGGTCTGAGCGTCCGAGGAGGGCTTGAGTTTGGCTGTGGTCTTTATATATCCCAGATTATAAAAGAGGGACAAGCTGATAATGTGGGCCTACAG GTTGGTGATGAGATTGTGCGTATCAATGGATACTCTATTTCCTCCTGTATCCACGAGGAGGTCATCAGTCTCATCAAGACAAAGAATGTCGTGTCACTCAAAGTTCGAC ACGTGGGGATGATCCCAGTGAAAAC CTCATCAGATGAACCCCTGAAGTGGCAGTTTGTCGACCAGTTTGTTTCTGAATCGGGG gagaaaaaaagcagtGTGGCCGGTTTGGCATCCATTGGAGGAAAGGAGATCAAGGAGAAGAAAGTTTTCCTCAGTCTTGTGGGTACCAAGGGCATGGGCATTAGCATATCCAGTGGTCCAACCCAAAAACCTGGTATATACATCAGTAACGTCAAGCCAGGCTCCCTCTCTGCAGAAGTTGGGCTTGAG GCTGGAGACCAGATTGTGGAGGTGAACGGAGTGGATTTCACTAACATGGACCACAGAGAC GCCGTGAAAGTCCTGAAGAGCAGCAGAAGTTTGACTATTACAGTTCTGGCAGGAGCT GGCAGTGAGCTGTTTATGACAGATGAGGAGCGTCTGGCACTGGAGGCCCGCAGGGACGTGGAGAGGAAGGAGCTGATGCACCAGAAGAAGGTGGCACTGGAGACCAACAAAATCATTAAAGAGCAGCAGGAGAAggagagaca ACGAAAGATGGAGCTCTCTCAGAAAGCTGCAGAAGAGGAGGAGCGTTATCAGAAGGAAATGGAAAG GATTGAAGCtatggagaaaaaacacaacagagagTGGGAGGAGGACTATGGTACTGACAGACCCAAGAGCCCTAAATCCAGTCCAAAGGTCCCATCACCAAGAACCACCCCAACTCCAAAGGCCAAAAGTTCTCGTAAGGACCGACAGCAgt ACTTAGAGGAGTCAGAAAAG GGATTTCAGAAATATGTGGATGACTTTGACCCCTACTCCATG TTCTCTGCGGACCAGATAGCCGGCCGAGATGTGAGGCAGCTGCGAATCAAAAAG GATGGAAACCTTGACCTGGCGCTGGAGGGGGGAGCAGACTCTCCTTTGGGGAAGTTGGTGGTATCTGCAGTGTATGAGGGTGGTGCTGCTGATAAGCACG GTGGGATTGTACCCGGGGATGAACTCATGGCTGTGAATGGGAAGATCCTGATTGATGCCACACTGACTGAGGGGCAAAACTCTCTGACTCGAGCCTGGAGCAGTGGAGGG GATTGGATCGATGTGGTGATCGCTGTGGCCCCCCCAAAAGACTATGAGGATGAAGTGTAA
- the ush1c gene encoding harmonin isoform X1: MCYISDWPKRFLKTILLQLNRHQVELLIENEAEKDYLYDVLRMYHQSMDLRVLVGDLKLVINEPKRLPLFDAIRPLIPLKHQVEYDLLTPKRSRKLKEVRLDRTNRDGLGLSVRGGLEFGCGLYISQIIKEGQADNVGLQVGDEIVRINGYSISSCIHEEVISLIKTKNVVSLKVRHVGMIPVKTSSDEPLKWQFVDQFVSESGEKKSSVAGLASIGGKEIKEKKVFLSLVGTKGMGISISSGPTQKPGIYISNVKPGSLSAEVGLEAGDQIVEVNGVDFTNMDHRDAVKVLKSSRSLTITVLAGAGSELFMTDEERLALEARRDVERKELMHQKKVALETNKIIKEQQEKERQRKMELSQKAAEEEERYQKEMERIEAMEKKHNREWEEDYGTDRPKSPKSSPKVPSPRTTPTPKAKSSLNSFAEEDEEDEEDEEDEEDREGFQKYVDDFDPYSMFSADQIAGRDVRQLRIKKDGNLDLALEGGADSPLGKLVVSAVYEGGAADKHGGIVPGDELMAVNGKILIDATLTEGQNSLTRAWSSGGDWIDVVIAVAPPKDYEDEVTFF; the protein is encoded by the exons ATGTGTTATATCAGCGACTGGCCCAAACGGTTCCTTAAAACTATCCTGCTGCAACTGAACCGTCATCAG GTGGAGTTGCTGATTGAAAATGAAGCAGAAAAGGATTACCTGTATGACGTCCTCCGCATGTATCACCA GTCGATGGATTTGCGAGTGCTGGTGGGAGACCTAAAGCTGGTAATTAACGAACCAAAGCGTCTCCCCTTGTTTGACGCCATCCGACCTCTCATCCCTCTCAAACACCAGGTGGAGTATGACTTGCTCACCCCCAAGAGGTCAAG GAAGCTAAAAGAGGTGCGTTTGGATCGGACTAATCGTGATGGTCTAGGTCTGAGCGTCCGAGGAGGGCTTGAGTTTGGCTGTGGTCTTTATATATCCCAGATTATAAAAGAGGGACAAGCTGATAATGTGGGCCTACAG GTTGGTGATGAGATTGTGCGTATCAATGGATACTCTATTTCCTCCTGTATCCACGAGGAGGTCATCAGTCTCATCAAGACAAAGAATGTCGTGTCACTCAAAGTTCGAC ACGTGGGGATGATCCCAGTGAAAAC CTCATCAGATGAACCCCTGAAGTGGCAGTTTGTCGACCAGTTTGTTTCTGAATCGGGG gagaaaaaaagcagtGTGGCCGGTTTGGCATCCATTGGAGGAAAGGAGATCAAGGAGAAGAAAGTTTTCCTCAGTCTTGTGGGTACCAAGGGCATGGGCATTAGCATATCCAGTGGTCCAACCCAAAAACCTGGTATATACATCAGTAACGTCAAGCCAGGCTCCCTCTCTGCAGAAGTTGGGCTTGAG GCTGGAGACCAGATTGTGGAGGTGAACGGAGTGGATTTCACTAACATGGACCACAGAGAC GCCGTGAAAGTCCTGAAGAGCAGCAGAAGTTTGACTATTACAGTTCTGGCAGGAGCT GGCAGTGAGCTGTTTATGACAGATGAGGAGCGTCTGGCACTGGAGGCCCGCAGGGACGTGGAGAGGAAGGAGCTGATGCACCAGAAGAAGGTGGCACTGGAGACCAACAAAATCATTAAAGAGCAGCAGGAGAAggagagaca ACGAAAGATGGAGCTCTCTCAGAAAGCTGCAGAAGAGGAGGAGCGTTATCAGAAGGAAATGGAAAG GATTGAAGCtatggagaaaaaacacaacagagagTGGGAGGAGGACTATGGTACTGACAGACCCAAGAGCCCTAAATCCAGTCCAAAGGTCCCATCACCAAGAACCACCCCAACTCCAAAGGCCAAAAGTTCTC TCAACTCTTTCgctgaggaagatgaggaagatgaggaggatgaggaggacgaggaggacaGAGAA GGATTTCAGAAATATGTGGATGACTTTGACCCCTACTCCATG TTCTCTGCGGACCAGATAGCCGGCCGAGATGTGAGGCAGCTGCGAATCAAAAAG GATGGAAACCTTGACCTGGCGCTGGAGGGGGGAGCAGACTCTCCTTTGGGGAAGTTGGTGGTATCTGCAGTGTATGAGGGTGGTGCTGCTGATAAGCACG GTGGGATTGTACCCGGGGATGAACTCATGGCTGTGAATGGGAAGATCCTGATTGATGCCACACTGACTGAGGGGCAAAACTCTCTGACTCGAGCCTGGAGCAGTGGAGGG GATTGGATCGATGTGGTGATCGCTGTGGCCCCCCCAAAAGACTATGAGGATGAAGT GACGTTCTTTTGA
- the ccdc77 gene encoding coiled-coil domain-containing protein 77 isoform X1 has product MGSPKKHATPHRTTIRTPGQELDSPLPPIHERLAQLRPSRELLEFYRQKIAQFDSEHLELLQMLEKYKSLTEDQHKLQWEIRQREGEIAELQSALSDMQVYLFQEREQSLRLYAENDRLKIRELEDRKKIQHLLALVGPDTGEMTYFHREPPHKVTISQRYPESRLEESLSLRPTKLRPAATRKAESGRRTKFADRENGENLVQYNNEKETLLLQVEALQAQMEEQTRLAKEQVDALLEDRKIKAEEAEAQRQRDQDRIAALTDKLQRTQNLLHESTRDFLQLKFDTRANEKSWMVEKDRLLRELDSCHSRLRKARGVSTELGRTWQPSSSTALPQPQSESDQPHKEELKILQEELKQANRLADMYREQCITFETELSQIREEGDVGREIFKERSEKMAKRLQLMTQRYEALEKRRVMEVEGFKADLKLLRQKLKDVEKQLLKVTLNVGPNQDLAILHEVRQTNARTKKVQGELMALKAKIFGLENELRYS; this is encoded by the exons ATGGGGTCCCCAAAGAAACATGCAACACCACACAG GACTACTATTCGTACCCCGGGTCAGGAGCTTGACTCGCCACTCCCCCCTATTCACGAGCGTCTGGCGCAACTGCGTCCATCCAGAGAGCTTCTGGAGTTCTACAGACAGAAGATTGCCCAGTTTGATAGCGAGCACTTGGAGCTGCTGCAGATGCTGGAAAAGTATAAAAGCCTCACTGAAGATCAG CATAAGCTACAGTGGGAAATACGACAGCGCGAAGGAGAGATTGCAGAGCTTCAGAGTGCTCTGAGTGACATGCAGGTCTACCTTTTCCAAGAGAGAGAGCAGTCTCTGCGGCTTTATGCAGAAAACGACAGACTAAAGATCAG AGAGCTGGAGGACAGGAAGAAAATCCAACACCTTCTTGCTCTTGTGGGTCCTGATACAGGAGAGATGACATATTTCCACCGGGAACCTCCTCACAAG GTCACTATCTCACAGAGGTACCCAGAGTCAAGACTGGAGGAAAGTCTCAGTCTTAGGCCAACAAAGTTGAGACCTGCTGCAACCAGGAAAg CAGAGAGTGGCAGGAGAACTAAATTTGCAGATAGAGAAAATGGAGAGAACTTGGTACAGTACAACAATGAAAAAGAGACATTGTTGCTACAG GTGGAGGCGTTGCAGGCTCAAATGGAAGAGCAGACTCGCCTGGCCAAAGAGCAGGTGGACGCTCTGCTGGAGGATCGAAAGATTAAAGCAGAGGAGGCCGAGGCACAGCGGCAGAGAGATCAGGACCGCATTGCTGCTCTGACTGACAA ACTCCAGCGAACTCAGAACCTGTTGCATGAGAGCACCAGAGATTTTTTACAGCTAAAGTTTGACACACGAGCTAATGAGAAGAGCTGGATGGTGGAGAAGGATCGCCTGCTGAGGGAACTGGACTCCTGCCACAGCCGTCTTAGGAAGGCCAGGGGTGTCAGCACTGAGTTGGGGCGAACGTGGCAgcccagcagcagcacagccctCCCTCAGCCTCAGTCAGAGTCAGATCAGCCACACAAAGAGGAGTTAAAG ATATTGCAGGAGGAGCTGAAGCAAGCCAACCGTCTGGCAGACATGTACAGGGAGCAGTGCATTACTTTTGAAACAGAACTGTCCCAAATCAGAGAGGAAGGGGATGTGGGCAGGGAAATATTCAAG GAGCGTTCAGAGAAAATGGCCAAGCGCCTCCAGCTGATGACTCAGCGTTATGAGGCATTGGAGAAGAGGAGGGTGATGGAGGTGGAGGGCTTCAAGGCAGACCTTAAACtcctcagacagaaactcaaaGATGTAGAAAAACAGCTTCTGAAG GTTACCTTGAATGTGGGGCCCAACCAGGACTTAGCCATCCTTCATGAAGTACGACAAACCAATGCCAGGACCAAAAAGGTTCAGGGCGAGCTGATGGCTCTGAAGGCAAAAATCTTTGGACTTGAAAATGAGCTAAGATACAGCTGA
- the ush1c gene encoding harmonin isoform X4, with protein sequence MCYISDWPKRFLKTILLQLNRHQVELLIENEAEKDYLYDVLRMYHQSMDLRVLVGDLKLVINEPKRLPLFDAIRPLIPLKHQVEYDLLTPKRSRKLKEVRLDRTNRDGLGLSVRGGLEFGCGLYISQIIKEGQADNVGLQVGDEIVRINGYSISSCIHEEVISLIKTKNVVSLKVRHVGMIPVKTSSDEPLKWQFVDQFVSESGEKKSSVAGLASIGGKEIKEKKVFLSLVGTKGMGISISSGPTQKPGIYISNVKPGSLSAEVGLEAGDQIVEVNGVDFTNMDHRDAVKVLKSSRSLTITVLAGAGSELFMTDEERLALEARRDVERKELMHQKKVALETNKIIKEQQEKERQRKMELSQKAAEEEERYQKEMERIEAMEKKHNREWEEDYGTDRPKSPKSSPKVPSPRTTPTPKAKSSLNSFAEEDEEDEEDEEDEEDREHLAGFIDMRGNCHHYARYCQLCGFSLL encoded by the exons ATGTGTTATATCAGCGACTGGCCCAAACGGTTCCTTAAAACTATCCTGCTGCAACTGAACCGTCATCAG GTGGAGTTGCTGATTGAAAATGAAGCAGAAAAGGATTACCTGTATGACGTCCTCCGCATGTATCACCA GTCGATGGATTTGCGAGTGCTGGTGGGAGACCTAAAGCTGGTAATTAACGAACCAAAGCGTCTCCCCTTGTTTGACGCCATCCGACCTCTCATCCCTCTCAAACACCAGGTGGAGTATGACTTGCTCACCCCCAAGAGGTCAAG GAAGCTAAAAGAGGTGCGTTTGGATCGGACTAATCGTGATGGTCTAGGTCTGAGCGTCCGAGGAGGGCTTGAGTTTGGCTGTGGTCTTTATATATCCCAGATTATAAAAGAGGGACAAGCTGATAATGTGGGCCTACAG GTTGGTGATGAGATTGTGCGTATCAATGGATACTCTATTTCCTCCTGTATCCACGAGGAGGTCATCAGTCTCATCAAGACAAAGAATGTCGTGTCACTCAAAGTTCGAC ACGTGGGGATGATCCCAGTGAAAAC CTCATCAGATGAACCCCTGAAGTGGCAGTTTGTCGACCAGTTTGTTTCTGAATCGGGG gagaaaaaaagcagtGTGGCCGGTTTGGCATCCATTGGAGGAAAGGAGATCAAGGAGAAGAAAGTTTTCCTCAGTCTTGTGGGTACCAAGGGCATGGGCATTAGCATATCCAGTGGTCCAACCCAAAAACCTGGTATATACATCAGTAACGTCAAGCCAGGCTCCCTCTCTGCAGAAGTTGGGCTTGAG GCTGGAGACCAGATTGTGGAGGTGAACGGAGTGGATTTCACTAACATGGACCACAGAGAC GCCGTGAAAGTCCTGAAGAGCAGCAGAAGTTTGACTATTACAGTTCTGGCAGGAGCT GGCAGTGAGCTGTTTATGACAGATGAGGAGCGTCTGGCACTGGAGGCCCGCAGGGACGTGGAGAGGAAGGAGCTGATGCACCAGAAGAAGGTGGCACTGGAGACCAACAAAATCATTAAAGAGCAGCAGGAGAAggagagaca ACGAAAGATGGAGCTCTCTCAGAAAGCTGCAGAAGAGGAGGAGCGTTATCAGAAGGAAATGGAAAG GATTGAAGCtatggagaaaaaacacaacagagagTGGGAGGAGGACTATGGTACTGACAGACCCAAGAGCCCTAAATCCAGTCCAAAGGTCCCATCACCAAGAACCACCCCAACTCCAAAGGCCAAAAGTTCTC TCAACTCTTTCgctgaggaagatgaggaagatgaggaggatgaggaggacgaggaggacaGAGAA CATTTGGCTGGTTTTATCGATATGAGGGGAAACTGCCATCATTACGCAAGGTACTGTCAGCTGTGTGGGTTCAGTTTGCTGTGA
- the ush1c gene encoding harmonin isoform X3: MEFELKLAKEKEEMHEREKQLKISRLVQEVSETEREDLEESEKVQHWVERLCQTRLEQISCVENESPELSPPRSPASEPKVKRFPGGLHLATTDLDDINLDEVDQSLRGPLKRLAPTQPSTSQPPPPLPLPPRSPNLNPTIHNYPPSPSQASPQRRPPSPPNARKPPSASSTLTNKRLRPQPHPQPSSHYPSRVSRPPSSPQPAPRPPPPPPPPPPPPPPPPPPPPPPQHSEEQLGTIRVYQNHHHQHPPSPPEPRSEWEAGRYLPRGGIYSSNTSEMSYPSSPKVMRNTSHASRVSTSSSPLQLAPSPPNQRRQMAPVMSKPVMLPQSQTHRPDPHRPALRSDGLPPEMLKRMVPFNSSFKTNNKRQGFQKYVDDFDPYSMFSADQIAGRDVRQLRIKKDGNLDLALEGGADSPLGKLVVSAVYEGGAADKHGGIVPGDELMAVNGKILIDATLTEGQNSLTRAWSSGGDWIDVVIAVAPPKDYEDEVTFF, translated from the exons aTGGAGTTTGAGCTGAAACTCGccaaagagaaggaagagatgcACGAGCGAGAGAAGCAACTCAAGATCAGTCGGCTGGTTCAGGAG GTTTCAGAGACGGAGAGAGAAGACTTAGAGGAGTCAGAAAAGGTGCAGCACTGGGTGGAGCGTCTATGTCAGACACGACTGGAGCAGATCTCGTGTGTGGAGAATGAATCCCCCGAG CTCTCCCCGCCACGCTCCCCTGCTTCTGAGCCAAAAGTGAAGCGTTTTCCTGGTGGTCTTCACCTGGCCACCACTGATCTGGACGACATTAACCTGGATGAAGTGGATCAGAGCTTGAGGGGCCCATTAAAAAGACTAGCCCCCACCCAGCCCAGCACCAGCCAGCCACCCCCTCCCTTGCCTCTCCCTCCACGCTCGCCCAACCTGAATCCAACCATCCATAACTATCCCCCCTCTCCTTCTCAGGCGTCCCCACAGCGCCGGCCCCCTTCCCCACCTAATGCTAGGAAACCTCCATCTGCCTCATCCACTTTGACGAATAAGAGGCTGAGACCTCAGCCGCACCCCCAACCTTCCTCTCATTACCCGTCTCGTGTGTCGCGACCTCCATCGTCCCCTCAACCTGCTCCCCGGCCCCCTCCgcccccaccccctcctcctcctccgccgcccccacctcctccaccaccgCCACCTCCACAGCACTCTGAAGAACAACTTGGCACCATCAGAGTGTACCAAAACCATCATCACCAGCATCCCCCCAGTCCACCAGAACCCAGGAGTGAGTGGGAGGCAGGCAGATATCTCCCCAGAGGAGGGATTTACTCGTCTAACACTAGTGAAATGTCCTACCCCTCCAGTCCAAAG GTAATGAGAAATACATCCCATGCCAGTCGTGTTTCAACTTCAAGCAGCCCGCTG CAACTAGCTCCCAGTCCCCCCAATCAGAGGCGTCAGATGGCCCCGGTCATGTCTAAGCCTGTCATGCTGCCTCAGTCACAGACCCACCGCCCAGATCCACACAGACCTGCTCTACGATCTGATGGCCTG cCTCCTGAAATGTTGAAACGGATGGTGCCTTTCAACTCgtcttttaaaacaaacaacaagcgACAA GGATTTCAGAAATATGTGGATGACTTTGACCCCTACTCCATG TTCTCTGCGGACCAGATAGCCGGCCGAGATGTGAGGCAGCTGCGAATCAAAAAG GATGGAAACCTTGACCTGGCGCTGGAGGGGGGAGCAGACTCTCCTTTGGGGAAGTTGGTGGTATCTGCAGTGTATGAGGGTGGTGCTGCTGATAAGCACG GTGGGATTGTACCCGGGGATGAACTCATGGCTGTGAATGGGAAGATCCTGATTGATGCCACACTGACTGAGGGGCAAAACTCTCTGACTCGAGCCTGGAGCAGTGGAGGG GATTGGATCGATGTGGTGATCGCTGTGGCCCCCCCAAAAGACTATGAGGATGAAGT GACGTTCTTTTGA